The Gammaproteobacteria bacterium genome contains a region encoding:
- the rpsH gene encoding 30S ribosomal protein S8, with translation MTMTDPIADMLTRIRNAHMAQKIETSMPSSKIKKAIAKVLIEEGYIESFSVTEEAKPTLKLILKYYEGRPVIASIDRVSKPGLRIYKGKSEIPKVMSGLGVAIVSTSGGVMTDKSARAAGLGGEVLCYVS, from the coding sequence ATGACTATGACCGATCCAATTGCGGACATGCTTACGCGTATTCGTAATGCGCATATGGCTCAAAAAATTGAGACCAGCATGCCATCTTCAAAAATAAAGAAAGCGATTGCTAAGGTGCTTATTGAAGAAGGTTACATTGAGAGCTTTAGTGTAACCGAAGAGGCTAAGCCGACTTTGAAGCTGATATTGAAATACTATGAAGGCAGGCCGGTTATTGCGAGTATTGATCGTGTTAGTAAACCAGGTTTACGGATTTATAAAGGCAAAAGTGAAATTCCTAAAGTGATGTCTGGTTTAGGGGTCGCTATTGTCTCTACCTCTGGTGGGGTTATGACAGATAAATCTGCTCGTGCTGCCGGTCTCGGTGGTGAAGTTTTGTGTTATGTTTCATAG
- the rplE gene encoding 50S ribosomal protein L5 — translation MARLKNYYLETIVPKLMEQFKYKNIMEVPKITKVTLNMGVGEAVGDKKAMIGAVDDMTQISGQKPVICKSRKSVASFKIRDDIPIGCKVTLRRERMYEFVDRLVNVSIPRIRDFRGLNPKSFDGRGNYSMGVREQIMFPEIDYDKIDTLRGMDICITTSAKNDEEGRALLEAFNFPLKN, via the coding sequence ATGGCAAGATTAAAAAATTACTATTTAGAAACGATTGTTCCAAAGTTAATGGAGCAGTTTAAATATAAAAATATTATGGAAGTTCCAAAAATCACTAAGGTCACTCTGAATATGGGTGTAGGTGAAGCAGTGGGTGATAAAAAAGCCATGATAGGTGCGGTTGATGATATGACTCAAATATCTGGACAAAAACCGGTTATTTGTAAGTCTCGAAAATCTGTTGCCAGCTTTAAAATAAGAGACGATATACCTATAGGTTGCAAAGTAACATTGCGGCGCGAACGTATGTATGAATTTGTCGATCGTTTAGTTAATGTTTCTATTCCTAGGATTCGTGATTTTCGTGGTTTAAATCCAAAATCTTTTGATGGTAGAGGAAATTACAGTATGGGTGTTCGTGAGCAAATTATGTTTCCAGAGATTGATTATGACAAAATTGATACTTTGCGAGGCATGGATATCTGCATCACAACGTCGGCTAAAAATGATGAAGAGGGAAGGGCTTTACTTGAAGCGTTTAACTTCCCATTGAAAAACTAG
- the rplX gene encoding 50S ribosomal protein L24, which translates to MRKIKKNDDVIILAGKDKGQRGTVLSVAPDGRAIVEGINMAKRHTKPNPNAEQPGGIIHKEMPIQLSNIALINPGTNKADRVGFKLLDDGRKVRYFKSNGEVVDV; encoded by the coding sequence ATGCGTAAAATTAAGAAAAATGATGATGTAATTATCCTTGCAGGTAAGGATAAAGGTCAGCGGGGTACGGTGCTCAGTGTCGCTCCGGATGGTCGAGCTATCGTGGAGGGGATTAATATGGCAAAGCGCCATACTAAACCGAATCCTAATGCTGAGCAGCCTGGTGGTATTATTCATAAAGAGATGCCTATTCAGCTCTCTAATATTGCACTCATTAATCCTGGAACAAATAAAGCTGATAGAGTCGGCTTTAAATTGCTGGATGATGGGCGAAAAGTTCGTTACTTTAAATCCAACGGTGAAGTCGTTGATGTCTAA
- the rpsS gene encoding 30S ribosomal protein S19, producing MPRSIKKGPFVDLHLAKKIDKAVTENNKRPIKTWSRRSMVTPEMLSLTIAVHNGRQHVPVLITENMVGHKLGEFAATRLYRGHVADKKAKR from the coding sequence GTGCCACGTTCAATTAAAAAAGGCCCTTTTGTCGATCTTCATCTAGCAAAAAAGATAGATAAGGCCGTTACAGAAAATAATAAACGTCCCATTAAAACATGGTCTAGGCGTTCAATGGTTACGCCAGAGATGTTGAGTTTGACTATTGCTGTACATAATGGCCGCCAACATGTTCCTGTGTTGATTACTGAAAATATGGTTGGTCATAAGTTGGGTGAATTTGCAGCAACCCGGCTATATCGTGGTCATGTTGCTGATAAAAAAGCGAAGAGATAG
- the rplP gene encoding 50S ribosomal protein L16, with amino-acid sequence MLQPKRTKFRKQHKGRNRGLATTGNKVSFGEFGLKATTRGRVTARQIEAARRAMTRYIKRGGNIWIRIFPDKPISNKPLEVRMGKGKGNVEYWVAQIKPGAVMYEMEGVPEEVAREAFKLAAAKLPVKTTFVTRMVM; translated from the coding sequence ATGTTACAACCAAAAAGAACTAAATTTCGTAAACAGCATAAAGGTCGAAATCGTGGTTTGGCTACGACTGGCAATAAAGTCAGTTTTGGAGAATTCGGTTTAAAGGCTACGACACGTGGGAGAGTGACTGCGCGTCAAATTGAAGCGGCTCGAAGAGCTATGACACGTTACATAAAGCGTGGTGGCAATATCTGGATTCGTATATTTCCTGATAAACCTATTTCTAATAAACCATTGGAAGTTCGTATGGGTAAAGGTAAAGGTAATGTTGAGTATTGGGTGGCGCAAATTAAGCCTGGTGCCGTGATGTATGAAATGGAAGGTGTTCCTGAGGAGGTTGCTCGTGAAGCATTTAAGCTTGCAGCAGCAAAACTACCAGTGAAAACAACTTTTGTAACTCGGATGGTGATGTGA
- the rplO gene encoding 50S ribosomal protein L15 → MYLNTIKPALGSNKSSKRVGRGIGSGSGKTCGRGHKGQRSRSGGFHKVGFEGGQMPLQRRLPKFGFTSRVGFSVDEVCLHELEKVDGGVADIQSLKKANIISNKIKRVKVILSGEITKPVVLRGLSVTKGARAAIEAAGGKIEV, encoded by the coding sequence ATGTACTTAAATACAATCAAGCCAGCATTAGGTAGTAATAAATCTTCCAAACGCGTAGGTCGTGGAATTGGCTCTGGTAGTGGCAAGACATGTGGTCGTGGTCATAAAGGTCAGCGTTCTCGTTCTGGTGGGTTTCATAAGGTTGGTTTTGAAGGTGGTCAAATGCCTTTGCAACGTCGCTTGCCTAAGTTCGGCTTTACATCGCGAGTAGGTTTTAGTGTTGATGAGGTTTGCCTTCACGAACTTGAGAAGGTTGACGGTGGTGTGGCTGATATTCAATCTCTGAAAAAAGCTAATATTATTTCAAACAAAATTAAACGTGTAAAAGTCATTCTCTCTGGTGAAATTACAAAACCAGTAGTATTGAGAGGTTTGTCTGTTACCAAAGGAGCCAGAGCGGCAATTGAAGCGGCTGGCGGGAAGATAGAGGTTTAA
- the rpsC gene encoding 30S ribosomal protein S3, translating to MGQKVHPIGMRLGIVKEWTSTWYADSKNYADNLHNDLQVREFIRSKLKNASVSRIQIERPAKNARITIHTARPGIVIGKKGEDIESLRKAISKIMGIPVHVNIEEIRKPELDAYLVAEGIAQQLEKRIMFRRAMKRAVANTMRFGAKGVRINVAGRLNGAEIARTEWYREGRVPLHTLRADIDYGTAEAHTTYGIIGVKVWIFKGEIFGGSEITSPKETKPKHTTKK from the coding sequence ATGGGACAAAAAGTACACCCCATTGGAATGCGACTCGGTATCGTCAAAGAGTGGACATCAACCTGGTATGCGGATTCAAAAAATTATGCAGATAATTTACATAACGACTTGCAAGTGCGCGAATTTATTCGCTCCAAGCTTAAAAATGCGTCTGTAAGCCGCATTCAAATTGAGCGCCCAGCAAAAAACGCACGAATTACTATTCATACCGCACGTCCAGGTATTGTTATTGGCAAAAAAGGTGAAGACATTGAGTCTTTGCGCAAAGCCATAAGCAAGATAATGGGAATTCCGGTTCACGTTAATATAGAAGAAATAAGGAAGCCAGAACTTGATGCATATCTTGTTGCAGAAGGGATTGCACAGCAGCTAGAAAAACGTATCATGTTCCGTCGAGCGATGAAACGCGCTGTTGCAAATACGATGCGTTTTGGTGCTAAAGGTGTTCGCATTAATGTTGCTGGGCGTTTGAATGGTGCAGAAATAGCTCGTACCGAATGGTATAGAGAGGGTCGAGTGCCTTTACATACTTTGCGTGCTGATATTGATTATGGTACAGCAGAGGCGCACACCACTTATGGGATTATTGGCGTAAAAGTCTGGATTTTTAAAGGTGAAATTTTTGGGGGCTCTGAGATTACATCACCTAAAGAAACTAAACCTAAGCACACAACAAAAAAGTAA
- the secY gene encoding preprotein translocase subunit SecY, whose amino-acid sequence MGTALPSMGKMTELRRRIFFVIGAILVYRIGTFIPVPGIDPVALAALFDQQRGSILDMFNMFSGGALERVAIFALGIMPYISASIIMQLLTAVYPKFEQLKKEGESGRKKISQYTRYGTVVLATFQGIGISIALEGQSYGGSPLVIDPGLAFRFITVMTLVSGTIFLMWLGEQVTERGIGNGISIIIFAGIVAGLPSAIGGTLELSSTGEMSALLVIFLFALALGVTGFVVFVERGQRRITVNYAKRQQGRKVYGGHTSHLPLKVNMAGVIPPIFASSIILFPATIAGWFGTSSGMEWLQDIATLMSPGQPVYVLAYATAIIFFCFFYTALVFNPKDTADNLKRSGAFIPGIRPGVQTTRYIDTIMTRLTTIGAIYITAVCLLPEFLIVYWNVPFYFGGTSLLIIVVVVMDFIAQVQSHLMSHQYEGLMKKANLKGGTK is encoded by the coding sequence ATGGGAACTGCCTTGCCATCTATGGGAAAAATGACCGAGCTTAGGCGTCGGATATTTTTTGTTATTGGTGCGATTTTAGTTTATCGCATAGGTACATTTATTCCCGTTCCAGGAATTGACCCTGTTGCATTGGCTGCTTTGTTTGATCAGCAGCGTGGTTCAATTCTTGATATGTTTAACATGTTTTCCGGTGGGGCACTTGAGCGAGTTGCAATTTTTGCACTTGGAATCATGCCCTACATATCGGCTTCAATTATTATGCAGCTTTTAACAGCTGTTTATCCGAAGTTTGAGCAGTTAAAGAAAGAAGGTGAGTCAGGCCGCAAGAAAATTAGTCAGTACACGCGTTATGGAACGGTAGTGCTTGCTACATTTCAGGGAATAGGTATATCTATTGCATTGGAGGGTCAGTCTTATGGTGGAAGCCCTTTAGTTATAGATCCTGGGCTGGCTTTTCGCTTTATTACAGTCATGACTCTTGTGAGTGGTACGATTTTTTTGATGTGGCTTGGTGAACAAGTGACTGAAAGAGGGATAGGTAATGGTATTTCGATTATCATCTTTGCGGGTATAGTCGCAGGGTTGCCTTCAGCGATTGGTGGGACTCTGGAGTTAAGTAGTACGGGCGAAATGAGTGCGTTGTTAGTTATTTTTCTTTTTGCTTTAGCGTTGGGTGTAACAGGCTTTGTTGTTTTTGTAGAGCGTGGTCAGCGGCGTATTACTGTTAATTATGCAAAGCGCCAACAGGGGCGTAAAGTATATGGCGGCCATACAAGTCACCTACCTCTAAAAGTAAACATGGCGGGTGTGATACCTCCCATCTTTGCATCTAGCATTATTCTTTTTCCTGCAACAATAGCCGGTTGGTTTGGTACTAGTTCAGGAATGGAGTGGCTGCAAGATATTGCTACATTGATGTCCCCAGGTCAGCCCGTTTATGTTTTGGCATATGCTACAGCGATTATTTTCTTTTGCTTTTTTTATACGGCTCTAGTTTTTAATCCTAAAGATACTGCGGATAATTTGAAACGTTCAGGTGCTTTTATTCCAGGGATACGCCCTGGAGTTCAAACCACACGTTATATTGATACTATCATGACTCGATTGACAACGATCGGTGCAATCTATATTACAGCAGTATGTCTACTTCCTGAGTTTTTAATTGTTTATTGGAATGTACCATTTTATTTTGGTGGCACGTCTCTTTTGATTATCGTAGTTGTAGTGATGGACTTTATTGCTCAGGTTCAATCACATTTGATGTCTCATCAATATGAGGGGCTTATGAAGAAAGCAAATCTTAAGGGCGGTACTAAGTAA
- the rpsM gene encoding 30S ribosomal protein S13 — protein sequence MARIAGINIPTHKHTVIALRSIYGIGSTRAQSICDVTGVNPASKVKELTDDQVSSLRDEVAKFLVEGDLRREVSMNIKRLMDLGCYRGLRHRRGLPLRGQRTRTNARTRKGPRKPIKR from the coding sequence ATGGCTCGTATTGCCGGTATTAACATCCCTACACATAAACACACAGTCATTGCACTGCGTTCTATTTATGGTATAGGGTCGACTCGTGCGCAGAGTATATGTGATGTAACTGGCGTTAATCCTGCTAGTAAAGTTAAAGAGTTGACAGATGATCAAGTTTCTAGTCTACGTGATGAAGTCGCCAAGTTTTTGGTGGAGGGTGACCTACGTCGGGAAGTTTCCATGAATATTAAACGATTAATGGATCTTGGTTGCTATCGAGGACTGCGTCATCGTCGTGGTTTACCATTGCGAGGTCAACGTACTCGTACGAATGCTCGTACTCGTAAAGGGCCGCGTAAACCCATTAAGAGATAG
- the rplV gene encoding 50S ribosomal protein L22, protein METIAKLRNAHISAQKVRLVADMIRGVPVDRAINTLSFSTKKAAAIMKKVLESAIANAEHNDGADIDELKVSRVFVDEATTHKRMRARAKGRANRILKRTSHITVEVSDK, encoded by the coding sequence ATGGAAACAATAGCAAAGTTGAGAAATGCTCATATTTCTGCACAAAAAGTACGTTTAGTCGCTGATATGATTCGTGGTGTACCTGTAGATCGTGCCATTAATACATTGAGTTTTAGTACTAAGAAAGCAGCGGCCATCATGAAGAAGGTTCTTGAATCAGCAATTGCTAATGCTGAGCATAATGATGGTGCTGATATTGATGAGTTGAAAGTGTCTCGGGTGTTTGTTGATGAAGCGACAACACATAAAAGGATGCGTGCACGAGCTAAAGGTCGTGCTAATCGTATTTTGAAAAGAACGAGCCACATTACAGTCGAAGTTTCAGATAAATAA
- the rpsK gene encoding 30S ribosomal protein S11, translating into MAKATSSRSKKKVKRNVADGIAHIHATFNNTIVTITDRQGNALSWATAGGCGFRGSRKSTPFAAQVAAEKAAIAAKECGMKNLDVMVKGPGPGRDSAVRSLNAAGFNIGSINDVTPIPHNGCRPPKKRRV; encoded by the coding sequence ATGGCAAAAGCCACTTCAAGTCGGTCTAAAAAGAAGGTGAAAAGGAATGTTGCTGATGGTATAGCGCACATCCACGCGACATTTAATAATACCATAGTAACAATTACTGATCGTCAGGGTAATGCGCTGTCGTGGGCTACTGCGGGTGGTTGTGGTTTTAGAGGCTCACGTAAGAGTACTCCATTTGCTGCACAGGTTGCTGCTGAAAAAGCAGCGATTGCCGCGAAAGAGTGTGGTATGAAAAACCTTGATGTTATGGTTAAAGGTCCTGGGCCAGGTCGTGATTCAGCTGTGCGTTCGCTTAATGCTGCAGGCTTTAATATTGGCAGTATTAATGATGTGACTCCGATCCCACATAATGGATGTCGACCACCCAAAAAACGTAGAGTATAG
- the rplF gene encoding 50S ribosomal protein L6, translated as MSRIAKSPVNIPAGVQVVLKDSEVTVKGPKGELVFNIHHSVDVLQDGNVLKFAPKNPSSGLAIVATTRSLLNNMVVGVTSGFEKKLELVGVGYRAQSKGKQLSLSLGFSHPVEYMIPEGIVVETPSQTEILIKGSDKQKVGQVAADIRSYRPPEPYKGKGVRYSDETIVRKEAKKK; from the coding sequence ATGTCCAGAATTGCAAAAAGTCCAGTTAACATCCCTGCCGGTGTTCAAGTGGTATTAAAAGATAGTGAAGTGACTGTTAAAGGCCCTAAAGGCGAGTTAGTTTTTAATATTCATCATTCTGTAGATGTTTTGCAGGATGGGAATGTGTTAAAGTTCGCTCCCAAAAATCCTTCATCAGGTTTAGCTATAGTCGCTACAACTCGCTCTTTATTGAATAATATGGTTGTAGGGGTGACATCTGGGTTTGAGAAGAAATTAGAACTGGTTGGGGTTGGTTATCGTGCACAATCTAAAGGAAAGCAGCTGAGTTTGTCTTTAGGTTTTTCTCATCCAGTTGAATATATGATTCCAGAAGGAATTGTTGTTGAAACGCCAAGTCAGACTGAAATTTTGATCAAAGGTTCGGATAAACAGAAAGTTGGGCAGGTTGCAGCAGATATAAGAAGTTACAGACCGCCTGAGCCATATAAAGGAAAAGGGGTTCGTTATTCAGACGAAACCATTGTTAGAAAAGAAGCCAAGAAAAAATAA
- the rpmJ gene encoding 50S ribosomal protein L36 — MKVRASVKKMCRNCKVVRRKGIVRIICKEAKHKQRQG, encoded by the coding sequence ATGAAAGTGCGTGCATCAGTTAAAAAAATGTGTCGAAATTGCAAAGTTGTTCGACGCAAAGGTATTGTTAGAATAATTTGCAAAGAAGCAAAACATAAGCAGCGTCAAGGTTAA
- the rplB gene encoding 50S ribosomal protein L2 — translation MALVKVKPTSAGRRFVVKVVNPDLHKGAPHAPLLEKLSKSGGRNNMGRITVRHRGGGHKRHYRIIDFKRTKDGVPAQVERIEYDPNRTANIALLLYVDGERRYIVAPDKLKVGDEVISGSESPIKTGNCLSLRNIPLGTVIHCVEMKVGKGAQIARSAGSSAQLVAKEGVHATLRLRSGEMRKIRIECRAVIGSVGNAEHGLRSYGKAGAKRWKGIRPTVRGVVMNPVDHPHGGGEGRTSGGRHPVTPWGVPTKGYKTRKNKRTDGLIVSRRKKR, via the coding sequence ATGGCGCTAGTCAAAGTAAAACCAACATCTGCGGGACGTCGCTTTGTTGTTAAAGTGGTTAATCCTGATCTCCATAAAGGAGCACCGCATGCACCGCTTTTAGAAAAGCTCTCTAAAAGTGGTGGGCGCAATAATATGGGGCGCATTACTGTTCGTCATCGTGGTGGTGGTCATAAGCGCCACTATCGCATTATTGACTTCAAAAGAACTAAAGACGGTGTCCCAGCTCAAGTAGAGCGAATTGAGTATGATCCTAATCGTACAGCAAATATCGCTTTGCTCTTGTATGTTGATGGTGAAAGACGTTATATTGTCGCGCCTGATAAATTGAAAGTGGGTGATGAGGTTATTTCGGGATCAGAGTCACCTATTAAAACAGGAAATTGTCTGTCCCTGCGTAACATACCATTGGGTACGGTCATTCACTGTGTTGAAATGAAAGTCGGAAAAGGCGCTCAGATTGCAAGAAGCGCTGGGTCATCGGCTCAGCTGGTTGCTAAAGAGGGTGTTCATGCTACTTTGAGGTTACGCTCAGGTGAGATGCGTAAAATACGCATTGAATGTCGTGCTGTGATTGGAAGTGTGGGTAATGCTGAGCATGGCTTGCGTTCTTACGGGAAGGCGGGCGCTAAACGTTGGAAAGGTATACGTCCCACGGTGAGGGGTGTCGTGATGAATCCGGTAGATCATCCCCACGGTGGAGGTGAAGGACGCACATCAGGTGGTCGTCATCCAGTCACTCCATGGGGTGTTCCGACGAAAGGTTATAAGACACGAAAAAACAAGCGTACAGATGGTTTGATTGTATCGCGTCGCAAAAAACGTTAA
- the rpsN gene encoding 30S ribosomal protein S14: MAKVSMVNREVKRSKTVKKFAVKRAELKSRMFDESLTEEERSDAYRKFHSLPRDSSSVRMRNRCRVSGRPHGFYRKFGLARNKLREAAMRGDVPGLVKSSW; encoded by the coding sequence ATGGCTAAGGTTTCAATGGTTAACCGAGAGGTTAAGCGCAGTAAAACAGTTAAAAAATTTGCAGTTAAGCGTGCCGAGTTAAAGTCGCGTATGTTTGATGAGTCTTTGACTGAAGAAGAGCGTTCAGATGCATATCGAAAATTCCACTCTTTACCGCGTGATTCAAGTTCGGTACGTATGCGTAATCGCTGTCGTGTCAGTGGTAGGCCGCATGGATTCTATCGTAAATTTGGTTTGGCACGAAATAAACTTCGCGAAGCTGCAATGCGTGGTGATGTTCCAGGGCTTGTTAAAAGTAGTTGGTAA
- the rplR gene encoding 50S ribosomal protein L18, translated as MNKKTSRIRRSRRGRAKIKALGMHRLCVNRTPRHIYAQIIAPSGSEVLASASSLDKDVKESISSGGNVDAAALIGKIIAERAKSAGIERVAFDRSGYRYHGRVQALAEAAREHGLKI; from the coding sequence GTGAATAAGAAAACTTCTCGTATACGCCGGTCTCGCCGAGGGCGCGCTAAAATAAAAGCGCTTGGCATGCACCGTTTGTGTGTTAATCGTACACCTCGTCATATATATGCCCAAATTATTGCTCCTTCTGGATCAGAGGTGCTGGCATCGGCATCAAGCCTTGATAAGGACGTGAAAGAAAGCATTTCTTCTGGTGGTAATGTTGATGCGGCAGCATTGATCGGTAAGATCATTGCAGAGCGTGCAAAATCAGCTGGGATTGAACGTGTTGCGTTTGATCGCTCTGGTTATAGATATCATGGTCGTGTTCAAGCGCTTGCAGAAGCTGCACGTGAGCATGGTTTGAAAATTTAA
- the rpmD gene encoding 50S ribosomal protein L30, with protein MSKNTLGVTLVRSLAKRLPSHKACARGLGIRRMHQTVEVEDTACNRGMINKISYMLKIEGK; from the coding sequence ATGTCAAAGAATACACTCGGCGTTACGCTGGTTCGTAGCTTGGCTAAACGATTACCTTCTCATAAAGCTTGCGCTCGTGGCTTAGGGATTCGTCGTATGCATCAAACTGTTGAAGTAGAAGATACCGCTTGTAATCGTGGAATGATTAATAAAATCTCCTATATGCTTAAAATTGAGGGTAAATAA
- the rpsE gene encoding 30S ribosomal protein S5, with protein MANVNSQVSDGLVEKLVNIRRVAKVVKGGRQFGFSALTVVGDGEGRVGIGRGKAREVPAAIQKAMEDARRNLKTISLKGSTLQYAITAHYGATKVFMQPASEGTGIIAGGAMRAVFEVLGVKDVLAKSIGSTSQINVVRATIRGLEEMMDVESVALKRNKSIEDILE; from the coding sequence ATGGCGAATGTAAATTCTCAAGTATCCGACGGGCTGGTAGAGAAACTAGTTAATATCAGGCGGGTTGCTAAAGTTGTTAAAGGTGGTCGTCAATTCGGTTTTTCTGCACTGACTGTGGTTGGTGATGGTGAGGGTCGGGTTGGTATTGGGCGAGGTAAAGCCAGAGAGGTTCCTGCTGCAATTCAAAAAGCAATGGAAGATGCTCGCCGCAACTTGAAAACAATTAGCCTTAAAGGTAGTACATTGCAATATGCTATTACTGCACACTATGGCGCTACAAAAGTGTTTATGCAGCCTGCCTCAGAAGGTACTGGAATTATTGCAGGTGGTGCGATGCGTGCAGTCTTTGAGGTGCTCGGTGTTAAAGATGTTCTTGCCAAAAGTATCGGCTCGACGAGTCAAATAAATGTTGTACGTGCAACAATTCGTGGCTTGGAAGAGATGATGGATGTTGAGTCCGTGGCGCTTAAACGTAATAAATCTATTGAAGATATTCTGGAGTAA
- the rpsQ gene encoding 30S ribosomal protein S17 gives MSENSKVSRTLVGRVVSDKMDKTITILLERKLPHPIYKKYIRRSTKLHAHDEKNECKMGDLVSIVQCRPLSKSKSWRLKEIVKQAES, from the coding sequence ATGAGTGAAAATAGCAAAGTATCTCGTACTTTAGTCGGGCGAGTTGTCAGTGATAAAATGGATAAGACTATTACGATCCTTTTAGAGCGTAAGTTGCCTCACCCAATTTATAAAAAGTACATTCGTCGCTCAACTAAGTTGCATGCTCATGATGAAAAAAATGAATGCAAAATGGGTGATCTGGTTTCAATTGTTCAATGTCGTCCATTATCAAAATCTAAAAGTTGGCGCTTAAAAGAGATTGTTAAGCAGGCAGAAAGCTAG
- the rpmC gene encoding 50S ribosomal protein L29, translating into MQTSELKSKTVIELNDELLALRKEQFNLRMQKATGQMTSNHLIKNVRKNIARAKTVLKQKVSESA; encoded by the coding sequence ATGCAAACAAGCGAGTTGAAAAGCAAGACTGTAATTGAATTAAACGATGAGCTTCTGGCTTTGAGAAAAGAGCAATTTAATTTAAGAATGCAAAAAGCAACGGGTCAAATGACTAGTAACCACTTAATTAAGAATGTACGTAAAAATATTGCTCGTGCAAAAACAGTTTTAAAGCAAAAAGTGAGTGAGTCAGCATGA
- the rplN gene encoding 50S ribosomal protein L14 has product MIQMQSMLDVADNSGARRLMCIKVLGGSHRRYAGVGDIIKVSIKEAMPRGKVKKGEVYSAVVVRTRKGVRRSDGSLIRFDGNAAVLLNGQKQMIGTRIFGPVTRELRGESFMKIISLAPEVL; this is encoded by the coding sequence ATGATACAGATGCAATCAATGTTGGATGTTGCTGATAATAGTGGAGCACGTCGACTTATGTGTATTAAAGTGCTTGGCGGGTCACATCGACGGTATGCTGGGGTTGGTGATATTATTAAAGTCAGCATTAAAGAGGCGATGCCTCGCGGTAAAGTAAAAAAAGGTGAAGTCTATAGTGCTGTTGTTGTACGCACGAGGAAAGGTGTTCGACGCTCTGATGGCTCATTGATTCGTTTTGATGGAAATGCTGCAGTATTGCTAAATGGTCAAAAACAAATGATTGGAACACGTATCTTTGGTCCGGTAACGCGTGAATTACGGGGCGAAAGTTTTATGAAAATTATTTCATTGGCTCCTGAAGTTCTTTGA